In Lutra lutra chromosome 13, mLutLut1.2, whole genome shotgun sequence, one genomic interval encodes:
- the MAMDC4 gene encoding apical endosomal glycoprotein, protein MPLSGCLLPVLVLLVAGPLGWTGVPSNCRAPREATCNFVCDCPGCSDETRCGYHGASPALDAPFACDFERDPCGWQDISTSGYSWLRDRAGASLEVLGPRSDHTLGTDLGWYMAVGTHRGKEASTAVLRSPVLHNAASTCELRLWFNAASGDVAELRLELTHRAETLTLWQSSGPWGPGWQELVVATGRIRDDFQVTFSATRNVTHRGTVALDDVVFRGCGLPTPQARCPLGHHHCGNMACVESHQLCDGEDNCGDGSDEDTPTCRHHTTTDFETGLGPWNHSEGWARNHSAGAEHPAWPRRDHSQNSMQGSFLVSMAEPSAPAVLSSPEFQASGAHNCSLIFYHYLHGSVDGSLQLFLQTRSPGSPQVPVLLRRRHGELGAAWVRDRVDIQSQHPFRILLTGHTGPGGVVSLDDLILSDHCQPVPDMSTPSPGLWAPAPGPQLSSLPPQDFCEPGHLPCGDLCVPPEQLCDFQHQCEGGEDEQECGTTDFEPPEAGGWEDASVGRLQWGRLQAQESGGPGADGGAAAGHFLSLQKAWGQLTPEARVLTPPLGPSGPRCKLRVAYYFHGDPRGFLALVVVEGGRREPVWQAPSSSSGWKADTVLIGARRRPFQLEFVSLVDLDGPGQQGAAVDDVTLEDCSPVTATEKDSEVSCNFERDTCGWHSGHLTDAHWRRIQSRGPGYDHTTGQGYFLLLDPTDPPARGPGAHLLTQPQAPAATQECLSFWYHLHGPQIGTLRLAVRREGEAETLLWSRSGTHGNCWHEAWATLHHQAGSGAKYQLLFQGLRDGYHGTMALDDVAMRPGPCWASRRCSFEDSDCGFSSSGQGLWTRQTNATGHASWGPHTDHTTETAQGYYMVVDTSPHALPRGHVASLTSEEHRPLTQPACLTFWYHLSLRNPGTLQVHVEEAGRQQVLSLSAHGGFAWRLGSVDVQAERAWRVVFEAVAAGVERSYIALDDLLLQDGPCPRPASCDFEVGLCGWSHLPWPSLGGFSWDWSSGATPSRYPQPPVDHTLGTEAGHFVLFETGVLGPGGRAAWLRSQPLPATESSCLRFWYHVGFPEHFYKGELRVILNSERGQLTVWSAGAHRRHQWLEGHVEVVSAEEFQIVFEATLSGQPALGPIALDDVEYLAGQPCQRPTSSQGDTALAASVPTIIGSALLVLIVLVLTGLGGWRWLQKKGSYPSQAETAAVAPGFDNIVFNADHVTLPASLTDP, encoded by the exons ATGCCTCTGTCCGGCTGCCTCCTGCCTGTCCTGGTCCTGCTCGTGG CTGGGCCCCTAGGCTGGACCGGGGTCCCCAGCAACTGCAGGGCCCCCCGCGAGGCCACATGCAACTTCGTGTGTGACTGCCCAGGCTGCTCCGACGAGACCCGCTGTG GTTACCACGGAGCCTCGCCCGCCCTGGACGCCCCCTTCGCCTGCGACTTCGAGCGGGACCCGTGCGGCTGGCAGGACATCAGCACCTCGGGCTACAGCTGGCTCCGAGACAGGGCAGGAGCCTCCCTGGAGGTTCTGGGGCCTCGCTCAGACCACACGCTCGGCACGGACCTTG GCTGGTACATGGCTGTCGGCACCCATCGTGGCAAAGAGGCCTCCACAGCCGTCCTGCGCTCCCCTGTCCTGCATAACGCAGCCTCCACCTGCGAGCTGAGGCTCTGGTTCAACGCGGCCTCTGGAG ATGTGGCTGAACTGCGGCTAGAGCTGACCCACAGGGCCGAGACCTTGACCCTGTGGCAGAGCTCCGGGCCCTGGGGCCCAGGCTGGCAGGAGCTGGTGGTGGCCACTGGCCGTATCCGGGACGACTTCCAG GTGACCTTCTCTGCCACTCGAAATGTGACCCACAGGGGTACCGTGGCCTTGGACGATGTTGTCTTCAGGGGCTGTGGGCTGCCCA CCCCCCAGGCACGCTGCCCTCTGGGGCATCACCATTGTGGAAACATGGCCTGTGTGGAGTCCCACCAGTTATGCGACGGAGAGGACAACTGTGGGGACGGCTCAGACGAGGACACGCCCACCTGCC GCCACCACACCACCACCGACTTTGAGACGGGCCTGGGCCCATGGAACCACTCAGAGGGCTGGGCCCGGAACCACAGTGCCGGCGCCGAGCATCCAGCCTGGCCACGCCGGGACCACAGCCAGAACAGCATGCAGG GCTCCTTCTTGGTCTCCATGGCCGAGCCCAGTGCCCCCGCCGTCCTCTCCAGCCCCGAGTTCCAAGCATCGGGGGCCCACAACTGCTCG CTCATCTTCTATCACTACCTGCACGGGTCCGTGGATGGCTCCCTGCAATTGTTCCTGCAGACTCGGAGCCCGGGCTCCCCCCAGGTCCCCGTCCTGCTGCGCAGGCGCCATGGGGAGCTGGGGGCCGCCTGGGTCCGAGACCGGGTGGACATCCAGAGCCAGCACCCCTTCCGG ATACTGCTCACTGGGCACACCGGCCCAGGTGGCGTTGTGAGCCTGGATGACCTCATCCTGTCGGACCACTGCCAGCCAGTCCCAG ACATGTCCACCCCGtcccctgggctctgggccccGGCCCCTGGGCCCCAGCTGTCCAGCCTGCCGCCCCAGGACTTCTGCGAGCCAGGACATCTTCCATGTGGGGACCTGTGTGTCCCCCCAGAACAGCTCTGCGACTTCCAGCACCAGTGCGAGGGGGGCGAGGACGAGCAGGAATGCG GCACCACGGACTTCGAGCCCCCCGAGGCCGGGGGCTGGGAGGATGCCAGTGTGGGGCGGCTGCAGTGGGGGCGTCTCCAGGCCCAAGAGAGTGGAGGCCCTGGCGCAGATGGCGGGGCTGCTGCGG GGCATTTCCTGTCCTTGCAGAAGGCCTGGGGACAGCTGACGCCAGAGGCCCGGGTCCTCACCCCTCCCTTGGGCCCCTCGGGCCCCCGCTGTAAGCTCCGCGTGGCTTACTATTTCCACGGTGACCCCCGAG GCTTCCTGGCACTGGTCGTGGTGGAGGGCGGCCGCCGGGAGCCGGTGTGGCAGGCCCCAAGCAGCAGCAGCGGCTGGAAGGCGGACACGGTCCTTATCGGGGCGCGCCGCCGACCTTTCCAG CTGGAATTCGTCAGCCTGGTGGACTTGGACGGCCCTGGCCAGCAGGGTGCTGCAGTGGACGATGTGACCTTGGAGGACTGCAGCCCCGTGACAGCAACTGAGAAGGACTCAG AGGTCTCCTGTAACTTTGAGCGGGACACTTGCGGCTGGCACTCCGGCCACCTCACAGATGCCCACTGGCGCCGAATCCAGAGCCGTGGGCCTGGGTACGACCACACCACGGGCCAAG GCTACTTCTTGCTCCTGGATCCCACGGACCCCCCGGCCCGGGGCCCCGGGGCCCACCTGCtcacccagccccaggccccagcagccACCCAGGAGTGTCTCTCCTTCTGGTACCACCTCCACGGGCCTCAGATCG GGACACTGCGCCTGGCAGTGAGgcgggaaggagaggcagaaaccCTCCTGTGGTCGCGGAGCGGCACCCACGGCAACTGCTGGCACGAGGCCTGGGCCACCCTGCACCACCAGGCGGGCTCCGGCGCCAAGTACCAA CTGCTGTTCCAGGGCCTCCGAGACGGCTACCACGGGACCATGGCACTGGACGACGTGGCCATGAGGCCTGGGCCCTGCTGGGCCTCCAGGCGGTGCTCCTTTGAGGACTCGGACTGTGGCTTCTCCAGCAGCGGCCAAGGCCTCTGGACACGACAGACCAATGCCACGGGCCATGCCTCCTGGGGCCCCCACACTGACCACACCACAGAGACGGCTCAGG GATACTACATGGTGGTGGACACGAGCCCACACGCCCTGCCCCGTGGCCACGTGGCCTCCCTGACCTCAGAGGAGCACCGGCCTCTGACCCAGCCCGCCTGCCTGACCTTCTGGTACCACCTGAGCCTCAGAAACCCAG GCACCCTGCAGGTCCACGTGGAGGAGGCCGGGAGGCAGCAGGTGCTCAGCCTCAGTGCCCACGGGGGCTTTGCCTGGCGCCTGGGAAGTGTGGACGTGCAGGCTGAGAGAGCCTGGAGG GTGGTATTTGAGGCGGTCGCCGCTGGTGTGGAGCGGTCCTACATCGCACTAGACGACCTGCTGCTCCAGGATGGGCCCTGCCCCCGGCCAG CTTCCTGTGACTTCGAGGTCGGCCTGTGCGGCTGGAGCCATCTGCCCTGGCCTAGCCTGGGAGGGTTTAGCTGGGACTGGAGCAGTGGGGCTACGCCCTCCCGGTACCCCCAGCCCCCCGTGGACCACACTCTGGGCACAGAAGCAG GCCACTTTGTTCTCTTTGAAACCGGTGTGCTGGGCCCAGGGGGCCGGGCGGCCTGGCTGCGCAGCCAGCCTCTGCCCGCCACCGAGTCCTCCTGCCTCCGATTCTGGTACCACGTGGGTTTTCCGGAGCACTTCT ACAAGGGGGAGCTGAGGGTGATCCTGAACAGCGAGCGGGGCCAGCTGACCGTGTGGAGCGCCGGCGCACACCGGCGGCACCAGTGGCTGGAAGGCCACGTGGAGGTGGTCAGTGCCGAGGAGTTCCAG aTCGTGTTTGAAGCCACACTAAGCGGCCAGCCGGCCCTGGGGCCCATCGCGCTGGACGACGTGGAGTATCTGGCCGGGCAGCCCTGCCAGCGGCCCACATCTAGCCAAG GGGACACAGCGCTGGCCGCGTCGGTGCCAACCATCATTGGCAGCGCCCTCCTCGTGCTCATCGTCCTGGTGCTGACTGGACTTGGGGGATGGCGCTGGTTGCAGAAAAAGGGGAGCTACCCCTCCCAGGCCGAGACAGCAGCCGTGGCCCCGGGCTTCGACAACATCGTCTTCAATGCG GATCATGTTACCCTGCCGGCTTCGCTCACCGACCCCTAG